One Brassica napus cultivar Da-Ae chromosome C4, Da-Ae, whole genome shotgun sequence genomic region harbors:
- the LOC125585927 gene encoding uncharacterized protein LOC125585927, translating to MTIDDGKNIRDSTDTDVISFKGRAMVNQTKPRNDLLVIELTIKNIDVARVIIHTGSSAKIIFKNTLERMKIDPYEIAENPSPLVGLSRETTMALGSINLTVKAGTIEKIAEFLAIPSTYHLCLKFSTPRGIETIWGNPRVAQVCFAAELKRKQSDSETTPRKKLASEKKSQERDSEELFWQLRKAEILEGKREPTCEPVVSVCLEEAFPERCIEIGANLHEPIRTNLITCLKNNLHAFAWATEDMPGIDINITSHELNIDPTFKPVKQKRRKLGPERATAVNDEVEKLLKVGSITEVRYPDWLAHPVVVKKKNGMWRVMPFGFKNAGATYQRLVNRMFFEQLGKTMEVYIDDMLVKSLHAEDHVSYLEECFTRLNLHNMKLNPAKCRFAVASEEFLGYLVTYRYRS from the exons ATGACGATTGACGATGGAAAGAACATACGTGACTCGACCGATACGGACGTCATCTCTTTTAAGGGGAGAGCAATGGTAAACCAGACCAAACCTCGCAACGATCTCCTTGTCATCGAGTTGACGATTAAGAACATCGACGTCGCGAGAGTCATAATCCATACTGGAAGCTCGgctaaaattattttcaaaaacaccCTCGAAAGAATGAAGATTGACCCGTACGAAATCGCGGAAAACCCTAGCCCGCTAGTAGGACTCTCAAGGGAGACCACTATGGCTCTCGGGTCAATTAACCTCACAGTCAAAGCTGGAACCATAGAAAAAATCGCAGAGTTCCTA GCAAttccatcaacgtaccatctttgcctcaaattCTCAACCCCTCGCGGAATCGAAACAATCTGGGGAAACCCGAGGGTGGCACAAGTCTGCTTTGCCGCAGAACTAAAACGAAAACAATCGGATTCCGAGACCACTCCTAGGAAAAAGTTGGCCTCCGAGAAAAAATCCCAAGAACGAGATTCGGAAGAACTCTTCTGGCAATTGCGGAAAGCTGAGATCCTAGAAGGAAAGCGCGAGCCGACCTGCGAACCCGTGGTATCAGTATGTCTTGAAGAAGCATTCCCCGAACGATGCATCGAGATTGGAGCCAACCTCCATGAACCTATAAGGACTAACCTCATAACTTGTCTAAAAAATAATCTCCACGCGTTCGCCTGGGCTACGGAAGACATGCCAGGGATTGACATCAACATAACCAGCCACGAGCTGAATATCGATCCAACCTTCAAACcagtcaaacagaaaagacgaAAGTTGGGACCTGAGCGCGCTACTGCGGTCAACGACGAAGTCGAAAAACTGCTTAAAGTCGGATCGATAACAGAAGTAAGGTACCCAGACTGGCTCGCCCACCCTGTAGTGGTCAAGAAGAAAAACGGAATGTGGCGA GTGATGCCCTTCGGCTTCAAAAACGCCGGCGCAACTTatcaacgactcgtgaaccggaTGTTCTTCGAACAACTCGGTAAAACTATGGAGGTCTATATCgatgacatgctcgtcaaatccctccatGCGGAAGATCACGTGTCTTATCTTGAGGAATGTTTCACGCGACTAAACTTGCACAACATGAAGCTTAACCCGGCAAAATGCAGATTCGCCGTAGCATCGGAAGAATTCCTCGGTTACCTAGTGACGTACCGGTATCGAAGCTAA